The following are encoded together in the Oscillatoria sp. FACHB-1407 genome:
- a CDS encoding sacsin N-terminal ATP-binding-like domain-containing protein, with product MPNFGAIHTARGDINNIRNTLLEGQQHQTSLMFILKEIVQNADDCRAAHLGLAWSGGLPEAEHPLLRGPAILAVNDGPFSKRDAKSIRAIGLSSKENDSSAVGKFGLGLKTVFLICEAFFYLTGPKIDPGVESGSILNLWFTENEDDVPASEWDKLDFTESDQAKINAERQRIGLADGFTLWVPLRCREHCQRGGHTAPIIENYPGDGNHRFLEEFQGDLAKELADLLPLLKHVQTVDLYDGLNLHKIAVQEGSTQCLADFKAEPTPKPISLDGKINIDGVQNHTYFGQQQLLNEPALQALKDRSDWPRNIPIVGPPEKQKAEPHCAALISSQPTKTGAGKLLIRWAVFLPTAEMPDGEPSETLTLEFENGNNQDYVLTLHGFFFLQSDRRRIRSWLNEQQKNIYQEWNQILAERGTLRLLLPTLESFAQERSPNSVKALTHTLLKSKLWRSYRQHICAEGSWLCKVNFGHSSQLTWCFIQSQEQPLTIPESTVELLPEIFPNLSQVCQSRTVTLKEWPRLTKSNNTAVWKTADIIKLLQGRFSCASDICANNRQVKVLSDFLDHAVPQWSSNTPETSTVTDALRVFLKSAFSIPNFQAADTLHTLIDKLPAEQVLGIPNGLSKGLKQRLLQLETSCLIIPTSLRSEKPTAPKLSEFDTYLILVELESEVKNSQAARSFVNSVISRIASRQSEYWQKICQLDLFEVTKISGSGKIREFHSCTWLEGVKASYRLFKDTASPEGDAPLAKILAQSLKDPIYLSFDDSIKLPQCNASNVITLVKQKPALQTSLEFRQALVQEIAHSINPSTDRSALRYLLHADPSHFDDIRDPLYASPNQTTNVNTLWSKVLKHIIEPSQHWRFIDNKLLEVLSPQQCQALGITNVDAKGVEQELTRIATSGTPLHSLRWDEFSWEECEKLIYNLPFKISSQLRIHEAVDTKRGSSRIAIDEHTYLQGDGNDFQIEPSLAQKLGIILLRRSSRIEIAQQQAALKPPIDARTLIEHYLLKLDNPVEYWPIVLDALKHAPEDCGKLDDLLEVEWLPLRPGVRPGNCCAPIEIIHLSLIQEEVQQICAECEQMYVASQNLSQDLQKHKAFSLLRQLFPSQKEALDMLGEMLLLSENDRYRIGTLTEILVKDEQVRQQWFDAFRELSSDVMPASSLLAKLNGHTPSGTKQLFEILGEPLGSERLIEILNALANRHSNTQNNNALRLALFETYRQYLALASESVEWVDILQQIQLLNQSEEWRSAQQLCYGAINVDPSDILHTSLAEIIGAQIKQANAENDESQSISDDAEEFDEDFSNEALRNSNELLQRYFKDWPRRTNNAIGLLLRLLGERGELKELAKVYFPRVDHFLEEIRKADDNNDHKNAVHFLISDIERTKFFVNKHQSDVIRVRSLTGETVKVHLLREGEAESLIVGDVRKTNLVKISYIQLSLRQSTSLDEILLLRLAKQSFKIILEECYGYRVTDLDSFWEKLQDQAPPDIRETQNILLNDAIISIRSQLRLDQDSKIKSLIHKHFDLQKQRESLLSLQEKFPERRRYTSELQKNEKALQENKKEIRNDLINNEETQRAFLVGVRQRIENANYDKYSVPFELFQNADDACWELREMGQTEVSRQFTISLANNSLCISHWGRAINQYQFNGCDWSIRGYSDDLLKMLLLNFSDKSEGVTGKFGLGFKSVFLLTSKPRVVSDRIGFDVIGGVYPKELSDDEFKTIASQLGDSEEGTIVKLNVNDSEARPVVEKFVEYAPLLGAFSRWLREFKVRIRDSRRTWSWDEKTIDGIPNVYLGRSIELKNNKSLNALLLGKPGRRCLIPLNPSGGTLLSSNYPTFWVTAPTRMHLKVGFAINGPFRLDVGRSQLDLSGGGKQFNEELAKEMGREFSQALINLYQLDDVQLCQALNLTTGTTRLTFWTSIWNILSDQLASQNAGDQGIGLLYQMFWVENRGMPLLYTTCDALPTKLPKSTGQFNCLTRLGSIQWAVSDILNSDEAVLTQVLDWPVLAKGQHQILPGQVVSHKVAEVLKKLIGYPVKYLDLLTVLKWQLTHIVSPEVSLVVELLINQVFLDKLPPSEARTIQEFLRTVQFQSRDQNTATAQNLLVVESSLEGSEESQLALFAPASALLAEDYECGSLNLFYACRSEDLSLVSIPVEVRGKWVLEASVDTHKFCVQYLVNSKHRDELIDWLKDRLENSWLADLPSKRNNSKKEYGVTPSSFYELLDKLELLASSNDNDIAFEGIAVDEGNTSDEDKGKGLLPTPSIEDVLFNILEWWSEERNRLIPKYEKNLYPRIDLKLNQNNYNDHSNPSFSRNRWLILFMLGALHTMGRTSPEQHRTFLQHCENWGWIDVMVTGEVDEVGWINLLDRYFTSPRVGDRLQYYQWVRYYPAFYAFSKWLDAYRDSLLATNNLNAYLGIGQTQLRNPIDLVLNPQQNPVLQGTGIGQGAPPVGSILGIGSTFIVRELVRGGILSNPGMRPYAYVPVRRVRAMLFAIGCSAVRGDSRRTAVENSMSIHDFLVEHLGEEDATYFGDYDLPFLMLQDEPGDIQEKLLGRIPVPQEPVESEDDVSSWVNFSNQGDPGEWRTRWDGVRFRVR from the coding sequence ATGCCTAACTTTGGTGCCATACATACTGCCCGAGGCGACATTAACAACATCAGAAACACTTTGTTGGAAGGTCAGCAACACCAAACCAGCTTAATGTTCATTTTGAAAGAAATTGTACAAAATGCTGATGATTGTAGGGCGGCACATTTAGGTCTTGCTTGGTCAGGCGGTTTACCAGAAGCTGAGCATCCGCTGCTTCGTGGTCCTGCTATCTTAGCTGTAAATGATGGTCCCTTCTCTAAACGCGATGCTAAAAGTATCCGGGCGATCGGTCTAAGTTCAAAAGAAAATGATAGTTCTGCTGTAGGAAAGTTTGGCTTAGGACTGAAGACAGTTTTCTTGATTTGTGAGGCGTTCTTCTACTTAACTGGACCTAAGATTGATCCAGGTGTTGAGTCAGGTTCAATTCTAAACTTATGGTTTACAGAAAACGAGGATGATGTTCCAGCTTCCGAATGGGACAAACTAGACTTCACTGAGAGTGATCAAGCGAAAATTAATGCGGAGAGACAACGCATCGGTTTAGCAGATGGATTTACACTTTGGGTGCCACTACGTTGTCGTGAACATTGCCAACGTGGAGGTCATACTGCTCCAATTATCGAAAACTACCCAGGTGACGGAAATCATCGGTTCTTAGAAGAGTTCCAGGGAGATTTAGCTAAAGAATTAGCAGATCTATTACCACTCCTCAAGCACGTACAGACCGTTGACTTATACGATGGGCTGAATTTGCACAAAATTGCAGTTCAAGAGGGTTCAACCCAATGCCTAGCAGACTTCAAAGCTGAACCTACTCCTAAACCCATTTCATTAGATGGCAAAATCAATATCGATGGTGTGCAAAACCACACGTATTTTGGGCAACAACAACTGCTTAATGAACCAGCACTTCAGGCTCTCAAGGATCGCAGTGATTGGCCCAGAAATATCCCAATTGTAGGTCCACCAGAAAAGCAGAAAGCAGAGCCTCACTGTGCAGCCCTAATTAGTTCACAACCAACTAAAACAGGTGCTGGTAAATTATTAATCCGTTGGGCTGTCTTTCTACCTACAGCTGAAATGCCCGACGGAGAACCATCAGAGACTTTGACTTTAGAATTTGAAAATGGAAATAACCAAGATTATGTTCTGACCTTACACGGTTTCTTTTTTCTGCAAAGCGATCGCCGTCGTATTCGTAGCTGGCTTAATGAGCAGCAAAAAAATATTTATCAGGAGTGGAACCAAATTCTGGCAGAACGGGGAACCTTGCGCCTTCTTCTGCCAACGCTAGAGAGTTTTGCACAAGAGCGATCGCCTAACTCTGTCAAAGCATTGACTCATACTTTACTCAAATCAAAGCTTTGGAGAAGCTACCGCCAGCATATTTGTGCAGAGGGATCTTGGCTTTGCAAAGTCAACTTTGGTCATTCCAGCCAATTAACTTGGTGTTTTATCCAGAGCCAGGAGCAACCCTTAACCATTCCAGAATCGACCGTCGAACTACTGCCCGAGATTTTTCCAAATTTAAGCCAGGTTTGCCAAAGTAGAACTGTAACCTTGAAAGAGTGGCCTAGATTGACCAAGAGCAATAATACGGCTGTATGGAAAACCGCTGATATTATTAAACTTCTGCAAGGGCGGTTCTCATGTGCATCAGATATTTGTGCAAACAATAGGCAAGTTAAGGTTCTAAGCGATTTTCTTGATCATGCGGTTCCCCAGTGGTCATCTAACACTCCTGAAACATCCACCGTTACTGACGCTTTAAGAGTATTTCTGAAGAGTGCTTTCTCAATACCCAACTTTCAAGCTGCCGATACCCTACATACCCTGATTGATAAGCTTCCCGCAGAGCAAGTCCTTGGAATACCAAATGGTTTATCTAAAGGATTAAAGCAAAGACTGTTGCAGCTAGAAACTTCTTGCCTGATTATTCCCACTAGTCTGAGATCTGAAAAACCAACAGCACCAAAGCTTTCAGAGTTCGATACGTATCTGATCTTAGTTGAACTGGAAAGTGAGGTTAAAAACTCTCAGGCTGCCAGATCATTTGTAAATTCAGTCATATCTAGGATAGCTTCACGTCAATCTGAGTATTGGCAAAAAATTTGCCAATTGGATTTATTTGAAGTCACAAAAATTAGCGGTAGCGGAAAAATTCGAGAATTCCATTCTTGTACTTGGTTAGAAGGGGTCAAAGCGAGCTACAGGCTGTTCAAGGATACCGCCTCCCCGGAAGGAGATGCACCACTTGCCAAAATACTAGCTCAGTCCTTAAAAGACCCTATTTATCTTAGTTTCGACGATTCCATCAAATTGCCACAGTGTAATGCCAGTAATGTCATTACCTTAGTCAAACAAAAGCCAGCACTACAAACATCACTAGAATTTCGTCAGGCATTAGTTCAAGAAATCGCACACTCCATAAACCCTTCCACAGATCGAAGCGCTTTACGCTATCTGCTACATGCTGACCCAAGCCATTTTGACGATATTCGTGATCCACTCTACGCAAGTCCTAATCAAACAACTAACGTAAATACCCTTTGGTCTAAAGTTCTTAAACATATTATTGAGCCTAGCCAACATTGGCGATTTATTGACAATAAATTGCTAGAAGTCTTATCTCCTCAACAATGCCAGGCGCTTGGTATTACCAATGTTGATGCGAAGGGTGTAGAGCAAGAGTTAACTCGTATTGCTACTTCTGGCACGCCTCTTCATTCTTTGAGGTGGGATGAGTTTAGCTGGGAAGAATGTGAAAAACTAATTTACAACTTACCTTTCAAAATTAGTAGTCAGTTAAGAATCCACGAGGCTGTAGACACAAAACGCGGCTCTTCACGAATTGCTATTGATGAACATACTTATCTGCAAGGAGACGGTAATGACTTTCAGATAGAGCCTTCTTTAGCTCAGAAATTAGGAATTATACTCCTACGTCGTAGTAGCCGTATTGAGATTGCTCAACAACAAGCAGCACTCAAACCACCTATCGATGCACGGACACTAATTGAACACTATTTGCTGAAGCTTGATAATCCAGTGGAGTATTGGCCGATTGTCCTAGATGCCCTTAAGCATGCACCTGAAGACTGTGGCAAGTTAGATGACCTATTGGAAGTCGAATGGTTACCATTGCGACCGGGAGTGCGACCAGGAAATTGTTGTGCTCCAATTGAAATTATTCACCTCTCGCTAATTCAAGAAGAAGTACAACAAATATGTGCAGAATGTGAACAGATGTATGTTGCTTCTCAGAACCTTTCCCAAGATTTGCAGAAACATAAAGCGTTTAGCCTTTTACGACAACTATTCCCATCTCAGAAAGAAGCTTTGGATATGCTGGGAGAAATGTTGCTGCTGTCGGAGAACGATCGCTACCGCATTGGAACTTTAACAGAGATATTGGTCAAAGACGAGCAAGTACGTCAGCAATGGTTTGATGCTTTTCGTGAACTTTCAAGCGATGTAATGCCTGCGTCAAGTTTACTAGCAAAGCTTAACGGACATACGCCAAGTGGTACAAAACAACTGTTTGAGATTCTTGGAGAACCATTAGGCTCTGAGAGATTAATTGAAATTCTGAACGCTCTTGCTAATCGTCATAGCAACACCCAGAACAACAATGCCCTACGTTTAGCCCTGTTTGAAACATATCGCCAGTATTTAGCGCTAGCAAGCGAGAGCGTCGAGTGGGTAGATATACTGCAACAGATTCAACTCCTTAATCAGTCGGAAGAGTGGAGAAGTGCCCAGCAACTATGTTACGGAGCTATTAATGTTGATCCGTCTGATATTTTACACACTAGCCTTGCTGAGATTATTGGTGCCCAAATTAAGCAAGCCAATGCAGAAAATGATGAATCTCAATCTATAAGCGATGATGCTGAGGAGTTCGATGAGGACTTTTCAAATGAGGCACTAAGAAATAGCAATGAGCTACTTCAACGCTATTTTAAGGATTGGCCACGGCGAACTAATAATGCGATCGGTCTTTTGCTCAGACTATTAGGTGAGCGGGGTGAATTAAAGGAACTCGCTAAAGTATATTTTCCAAGAGTTGATCATTTTTTAGAAGAAATTCGCAAAGCCGATGATAATAATGATCATAAAAATGCAGTTCATTTTTTGATAAGCGATATTGAGAGAACAAAGTTCTTTGTTAACAAGCATCAGAGTGATGTGATACGAGTCAGAAGCTTAACCGGAGAGACGGTAAAAGTTCACTTGCTTCGTGAAGGAGAAGCAGAAAGCCTAATTGTTGGTGATGTTCGGAAAACTAACCTAGTTAAAATTTCATATATTCAGCTTTCATTACGCCAGAGCACATCTCTAGATGAAATTCTTTTACTAAGATTAGCCAAACAGAGCTTCAAAATTATTTTGGAGGAATGTTATGGATACCGCGTAACTGACCTTGATAGTTTTTGGGAGAAATTACAAGATCAAGCTCCGCCTGACATTCGCGAAACCCAGAACATTCTTTTGAATGATGCAATCATCAGCATTAGGAGCCAGCTTAGACTAGACCAAGACAGCAAGATAAAATCTCTTATTCACAAGCATTTTGATTTACAGAAACAGCGTGAAAGTTTACTAAGCTTACAGGAAAAGTTTCCAGAACGTAGACGGTACACATCCGAGCTTCAGAAGAATGAGAAAGCTTTACAAGAAAATAAAAAGGAGATTCGTAACGATCTCATTAATAATGAGGAAACACAGAGGGCATTTTTAGTAGGTGTGAGACAGCGTATTGAAAATGCTAACTATGACAAGTATTCAGTTCCATTTGAGCTTTTTCAGAATGCTGATGATGCTTGTTGGGAATTGCGAGAAATGGGACAGACTGAAGTTTCACGCCAGTTCACGATTAGTTTGGCAAATAATTCTCTTTGCATTTCACATTGGGGACGAGCAATCAACCAGTATCAATTTAACGGATGTGACTGGAGTATTCGTGGTTATAGCGATGATCTCCTGAAGATGCTCTTGCTCAATTTTTCTGATAAATCCGAAGGAGTGACAGGCAAATTTGGGCTGGGCTTCAAAAGCGTATTTTTGCTAACTAGCAAACCACGGGTTGTTAGTGATCGTATTGGCTTTGATGTTATTGGTGGTGTTTACCCTAAAGAACTATCAGATGACGAGTTTAAAACAATAGCAAGTCAGTTAGGCGATAGCGAAGAAGGAACAATTGTTAAACTGAACGTTAATGATTCGGAGGCACGTCCTGTCGTCGAAAAATTTGTTGAATATGCACCTTTGCTTGGAGCGTTCTCCCGGTGGCTTCGAGAGTTCAAAGTGCGAATTAGAGATAGTAGGCGTACTTGGAGTTGGGATGAGAAAACTATTGATGGTATTCCTAATGTTTACTTAGGCAGAAGCATAGAGCTTAAGAACAATAAATCCCTGAACGCACTACTCTTAGGAAAACCAGGAAGGCGTTGTCTCATTCCTCTCAATCCATCTGGAGGTACACTACTATCTTCAAACTATCCAACTTTTTGGGTCACAGCTCCCACAAGAATGCACTTAAAAGTTGGCTTTGCGATTAACGGTCCCTTCCGTTTAGATGTTGGGCGATCGCAGTTAGATTTGAGCGGTGGAGGCAAGCAATTTAACGAAGAGCTTGCGAAAGAAATGGGGCGTGAGTTTAGTCAGGCACTCATCAATCTCTATCAGCTTGATGACGTACAACTTTGCCAAGCACTTAACCTTACTACAGGTACAACACGACTAACTTTTTGGACAAGTATTTGGAATATCCTGAGCGACCAACTGGCTAGCCAAAACGCTGGTGATCAAGGTATTGGGCTACTCTATCAAATGTTTTGGGTAGAAAACAGAGGAATGCCACTTCTTTACACTACCTGTGATGCTCTACCAACGAAATTACCAAAAAGTACTGGTCAATTTAACTGTTTAACTCGACTAGGAAGTATTCAATGGGCTGTGAGTGACATCCTTAACTCTGATGAGGCTGTGTTGACACAAGTTTTAGACTGGCCAGTCTTAGCAAAAGGACAGCATCAAATTCTTCCTGGACAGGTTGTATCGCATAAAGTTGCTGAGGTTTTGAAGAAGCTAATAGGGTATCCGGTTAAATATTTAGATTTGCTGACAGTTCTAAAATGGCAGCTTACCCATATAGTTTCTCCAGAAGTTTCGTTGGTTGTTGAGCTATTAATCAATCAGGTTTTTTTAGACAAACTACCTCCCTCGGAGGCACGTACCATTCAAGAGTTTTTGAGAACCGTGCAGTTTCAAAGCCGCGATCAAAATACGGCTACTGCACAAAATCTCCTAGTTGTCGAATCTTCGCTTGAAGGATCAGAAGAATCCCAGCTTGCTCTATTTGCTCCTGCTTCAGCCCTACTAGCTGAAGATTATGAATGTGGATCTTTAAACCTGTTCTATGCGTGTCGATCTGAAGATCTCTCGCTAGTCTCTATTCCGGTTGAAGTACGTGGAAAATGGGTATTGGAAGCTTCTGTCGATACCCATAAATTTTGTGTTCAATACCTGGTCAATAGTAAACACCGTGACGAACTAATTGATTGGCTCAAAGACAGGCTTGAAAATAGCTGGCTAGCAGATCTTCCATCAAAGCGAAATAACTCAAAGAAGGAATACGGAGTCACCCCTTCTTCATTTTATGAATTACTAGATAAATTGGAGTTGTTAGCTTCATCAAATGACAATGATATAGCTTTTGAAGGCATAGCCGTTGACGAAGGAAACACTTCTGATGAGGATAAAGGAAAAGGATTACTACCTACTCCAAGTATAGAAGATGTTCTATTCAATATTTTAGAATGGTGGTCAGAAGAACGTAATCGTCTAATTCCAAAGTATGAAAAGAACCTTTATCCACGCATTGACCTCAAATTAAACCAGAACAATTACAACGACCACAGTAATCCTAGCTTCTCTAGAAACCGTTGGCTAATTTTATTCATGCTAGGAGCCTTGCATACAATGGGGCGCACCAGCCCTGAACAGCATCGTACCTTTTTGCAGCATTGTGAGAATTGGGGATGGATCGATGTCATGGTTACTGGCGAAGTAGATGAGGTCGGATGGATCAATTTACTTGATCGGTATTTCACGTCTCCACGTGTTGGCGATCGCCTTCAGTACTACCAATGGGTGCGCTATTATCCTGCTTTTTATGCGTTTTCTAAATGGTTGGATGCATATCGCGACAGCTTGTTAGCAACTAATAATCTGAATGCATATCTAGGCATCGGTCAAACTCAACTTCGTAATCCAATCGATTTAGTTCTAAATCCTCAACAAAATCCAGTCCTACAAGGCACTGGTATAGGGCAAGGAGCACCACCAGTAGGTAGTATTTTAGGAATTGGTTCTACGTTTATAGTCCGCGAGTTAGTACGCGGTGGAATATTGTCGAATCCAGGAATGCGCCCTTATGCTTACGTACCAGTTCGACGGGTGCGAGCAATGCTGTTTGCAATTGGTTGTAGCGCCGTCAGAGGTGACAGCAGAAGAACGGCTGTAGAAAACTCAATGAGTATCCATGATTTTCTAGTTGAACACCTCGGTGAAGAGGATGCCACCTACTTTGGCGACTACGATTTGCCTTTTCTAATGCTTCAGGATGAACCGGGGGATATTCAAGAGAAGTTATTAGGCAGAATCCCTGTGCCGCAAGAACCTGTGGAATCAGAGGATGATGTATCCAGTTGGGTAAACTTTTCTAACCAAGGTGACCCAGGAGAATGGCGTACACGTTGGGATGGAGTGCGGTTTCGCGTTCGGTGA